Proteins encoded by one window of Chanos chanos chromosome 7, fChaCha1.1, whole genome shotgun sequence:
- the nwd2 gene encoding NACHT and WD repeat domain-containing protein 2 → MKRMNLRWKSPPMWPSGVGSRQPCPRESALRRAAISGNILALPPLHVPTGRSVRVFICANPDDTEAERNALKEHVYPKLRDFCRENYGIEFQVVDLYWGVDPEEWDSPELQRLRMKLLEECLKTSAGPCFVGLIGEKYGGIRVPGEVESAEFEMILDAAVEAGLDTHILEEWYCRDENAVPPAYYLKPKAEILKNYQNSMESSSVAKSKNDKAWRAVSEEIKKIFRTSVLQLQEKGTMKSAQAKKFLCSALEDELDFALGKQTPAFLKKCVCYIRKISNFDRHAKLPEMARYMDIVVNGDRVMRNQEAYERLLKVRDEFIPMIVAASNLRVYSSVTHCDMKLGYSQEVESHYVEGLCKQFYEDMVDIIQATVQQNFDTETDPLYDEILQHLSLCKTYSSFYEYKSEALDLVQEYLYPSKGSRMTPLVVYGGPCTGKTLLLAEVAKQAYSWLQKEMGPETDPVVIIRFIGSSEFSTDLRTLLQSICEQIAINYRCLIHFLPHKIQEMRELLVNLLGESSFHRPLVIILDALEQLSDADEARKLWWLPVHLPRTVRIVVSTLPNKHGILQKLRCLIHDEGRYVELMQRDRKACSQTLKQQLLSVKRKVTSGQQIYVNEALAKCTLPMFVNLIYREVVHWRSHKDVDDTSLCSTVHESIEQLFFSIENKLGSRFVFRALGYITMARAGLTELELEDILSLDNSVLADIMVSSNLKSPLRISYVLIARLKEELEGYLVERQVRNVTLMIWANRHLHLIAQKLYLSNEEDVHQMHSLLAEYFLGAWAGGRKKIFHCDNNHFSSLNISHHRNPHHQQSLHGHDKAAADKHSYDRQTPEQPWVFQCNLLEPDIFFVNHRKMTELLYHLTRSGRTDDLMFGVIMNFSWLYTMIKIGQFEKALSDIDLAYSYTQEKELKFLATTLRSIKLKVTKNPASLSAELQQRLLPVVTSLPKLRHLLLECDKDGPKYCSIVPLHSSMDVTYSPERLPLCSSYMQIVEILPTLAPNIVIVALEDGSVSTWDVESKQLLRQIDTARAVVLGIRLTTDEKYLVVATTKNTLLIYDNHKSCLLSEVEVKGSKHCGITGGVAFINGFTLSSHHALAWLEASKDVNVIDLLYGWPLYQFHCWYEVTCVQCSPDGMYAFCGQYLNTTSIFHLGSGDKLATVTSEFSGGFVKSILVLDTIHQMVMIDNEGSLSVWNTKEITNPRLMEDYDCRGDESEVVGIELSEDQRSILICKARSIEVLDTKLWKMAEKFKAKRSERFVAAVLSKNGQSIVASMENTSSIFVWRRDSGQCMASLIEISGAIVKLIKSTHHNLLLSVASSGVLSVWDIDIITAMSNIDKTGKRIQSLQLAGREDFVYTMDGSEAIHKWNFSTGFIEMIFKHEGIVENCVLTTSGDLMVTSDDKSSQYIWHTNTGENIFRINGQRISQLLITHNDQFVVSLCEQNASRVWRLATGHKVCNILVTLQNALITTANTFLVGTSKNKLLAVSLWSGSVSKKFICDDAITIVNFKLIPDSPDFVVFITSTETVFIWSVADESVCRRVQLPSNFLRNLEDFQISPNGKLGIVSKGDDNINVLDLHSGKLRLVHAAGIIWRQKLSRDGRYLVYVCFRNCDEDDDAGVVSNLIVMRLADGKSIGTCSLYKTPTYLCLSQRALNIIVGFEDGSIGTYTVVDRVDAALKIKIATSNSRQIVNNASQKVRPKCSTHTFKTIADCVWRESTEVFSRDSPINVSDSGEPETTTPTKKSEVLP, encoded by the exons ggtctgATTGGGGAGAAGTATGGTGGGATCAGGGTGCCAGGCGAGGTGGAGTCAGCGGAGTTTGAGATGATCCTGGATGCTGCTGTGGAGGCAGGTTTAGACACACATATCCTGGAGGAGTGGTATTGTCGTGACGAGAATGCTGTCCCACCTGCGTACTACCTCAAACCCAAAGCTGAGATTCTCAAGAACTACCAGAACTCG ATGGAGTCGAGCAGCGTGGCCAAGTCCAAAAATGATAAAGCGTGGAGGGCCGTGTCAGAGGAGATCAAGAAGATCTTTCGCACATCGGTGCTGCAGCTGCAGGAGAAAGGCACCATGAAGAGTGCCCAGGCCAAGAAATTCCTCTGTTCTG CCTTGGAGGACGAGCTGGACTTTGCCCTGGGCAAACAGACGCCAGCTTTCCTGAAGAAATGCGTGTGCTATATCCGCAAGATCTCCAACTTCGACCGTCACGCCAAGCTTCCTGAAATGGCACGGTACATGGACATTGTCGTCAACGGCGACCGTGTCATGCGGAACCAGGAGGCCTACGAACGTCTGCTGAAGGTACGCGACGAGTTCATCCCCATGATCGTGGCCGCCTCCAATCTCCGTGTCTACTCCTCCGTCACGCATTGCGACATGAAACTGGGCTACTCCCAGGAGGTGGAGAGTCACTACGTGGAGGGCCTGTGTAAGCAGTTCTATGAGGACATGGTGGATATCATCCAAGCCACTGTGCAGCAGAACTTCGACACGGAGACCGACCCGCTCTATGACGAGATCCTCCAGCACCTGTCCCTGTGTAAAACCTACTCATCTTTCTATGAGTATAAGAGCGAGGCTCTGGATCTGGTGCAGGAGTACCTGTATCCATCCAAAGGGAGCAGGATGACCCCGCTGGTGGTGTACGGAGGACCCTGCACTGGGAAAACGCTGCTACTAGCTGAGGTGGCCAAacag GCCTACTCATGGCTGCAGAAGGAAATGGGACCAGAGACTGACCCAGTGGTCATTATACGTTTTATCGGGTCCTCTGAATTTTCCACCGATCTTCGCACACTGCTGCAGAGCATCTGTGAACAGATCGCCATCAACTACCGCTGCCTCATCCACTTTCTGCCGCACAAGATCCAGGAGATGAGGGAACTGCTGGTGAACCTGCTGGGGGAGTCGTCTTTTCACCGGCCCCTCGTCATCATCTTGGACGCCCTGGAGCAGCTTTCAGATGCTGACGAGGCGCGCAAGCTGTGGTGGCTGCCCGTCCACCTGCCACGCACCGTCCGCATTGTGGTTTCCACCCTTCCCAACAAGCATGGAATTCTCCAGAAGCTGCGTTGTCTCATACACGACGAGGGACGCTACGTGGAGCTGATGCAGCGGGACCGCAAAGCCTGCAGTCAGACTCTCAAACAGCAGCTTCTGAGCGTCAAGCGGAAGGTTACATCCGGCCAGCAGATATATGTCAATGAAGCCCTGGCCAAATGCACATTGCCTATGTTTGTGAACCTGATCTACCGTGAGGTGGTGCACTGGCGCTCGCACAAAGATGTGGATGACACGTCCCTGTGCTCCACTGTGCACGAGAGCATCGAGCAGCTGTTCTTCTCAATCGAGAACAAGCTGGGCTCACGGTTTGTGTTCCGTGCGCTTGGATACATCACCATGGCAAGGGCAGGGCTGACGGAGCTGGAACTGGAGGACATCCTGTCTCTGGACAATAGTGTACTTGCAGACATCATGGTGAGTTCCAACCTCAAGAGTCCTCTGCGGATCTCCTACGTCCTAATTGCTCGTCTCAAAGAAGAGCTGGAGGGTTACCTGGTGGAGCGGCAGGTGCGGAACGTGACACTTATGATATGGGCAAATCGGCACCTTCATCTCATCGCACAGAAGCTGTACCTCAGCAACGAGGAGGACGTGCATCAGATGCACAGCCTTTTGGCTGAGTACTTCCTAGGAGCGTGGGCGGGTGGCAGGAAGAAGATATTCCACTGCGACAACaatcatttttcctctctgaacaTCTCCCACCATCGGAACCCTCACCATCAGCAAAGCCTTCATGGTCATGACAAGGCTGCTGCTGACAAGCACTCTTATGACCGGCAGACACCCGAACAGCCCTGGGTCTTCCAGTGCAACCTGCTGGAGCCAGACATATTTTTTGTCAACCACAGAAAGATGACGGAGCTACTGTACCACCTGACGAGAAGTGGAAGAACGGATGACTTGATGTTTGGTGTGATCATGAACTTCAGCTGGCTCTACACAATGATAAAAATCGGGCAGTTTGAAAAAGCTCTGTCAGACATTGATCTGGCTTACAGCTACACGCAGGAAAAAGAGCTCAAATTCCTCGCCACCACACTGCGCAGCATAAAGCTTAAAGTGACCAAGAATCCCGCATCACTGTCTGCTGAGCTTCAGCAAAGACTCCTGCCTGTGGTCACATCCCTTCCCAAACTCAGACATCTCTTACTGGAGTGCGACAAAGACGGCCCTAAATATTGCTCTATTGTTCCACTTCACTCCTCTATGGATGTCACATACAGCCCAGAAAGGCTGCCACTTTGCTCTAGTTACATGCAGATCGTGGAGATCCTTCCAACTTTGGCCCCAAACATTGTCATTGTGGCTCTGGAGGATGGCTCTGTTAGCACGTGGGACGTGGAGAGCAAGCAGCTGCTGAGACAAATAGATACTGCACGGGCAGTCGTGCTCGGCATTAGGCTAACCACAGATGAAAAGTACCTGGTGGTCGCCACCACTAAAAACACACTACTCATATATGATAACCATAAGTCCTGTTTGTTATCAGAGGTGGAGGTTAAAGGGTCCAAGCATTGTGGAATCACAGGGGGAGTGGCTTTTATAAATGGATTCACATTGTCCAGCCACCATGCACTGGCCTGGCTCGAGGCCAGTAAGGATGTTAATGTAATTGACTTGCTATATGGCTGGCCACTGTATCAGTTCCACTGCTGGTATGAGGTAACCTGTGTCCAATGCTCCCCTGATGGAATGTATGCTTTCTGTGGGCAGTACCTCAACACCACATCCATATTCCATCTTGGTAGTGGAGACAAGCTTGCTACGGTCACTTCTGAGTTTTCTGGAGGTTTCGTGAAGTCCATTTTGGTGCTGGACACAATTCATCAGATGGTTATGATCGACAATGAGGGAAGTCTCTCCGTATGGAACACCAAAGAGATCACAAACCCCAGGCTGATGGAGGATTATGATTGTCGTGGGGACGAGAGTGAGGTGGTTGGGATCGAGCTCTCTGAGGATCAGAGGTCGATCCTCATTTGCAAAGCAAGGAGCATTGAGGTTTTGGATACCAAGCTTTGGAAGATGGCGGAGAAGTTTAAGGCCAAGCGCAGTGAGCGATTTGTGGCTGCTGTGCTCTCAAAAAATGGCCAAAGCATCGTAGCCTCCATGGAAAACACCTCGTCCATATTTGTGTGGAGACGGGATAGTGGACAGTGTATGGCCAGTTTGATTGAGATATCTGGAGCTATTGTCAAGCTGATAAAATCAACTCACCACAACTTGCTATTGTCTGTAGCGAGCAGTGGGGTTCTCTCAGTATGGGACATTGACATCATAACAGCCATGTCAAATATAGACAAAACTGGGAAACGTATCCAGAGCTTGCAGCTGGCAGGCAGAGAGGACTTTGTCTACACCATGGATGGATCTGAGGCCATTCATAAGTGGAACTTCAGCACAGGTTTCATTGAGATGATATTCAAACATGAAGGCATTGTGGAGAACTGCGTCCTGACGACATCTGGTGATCTCATGGTCACGTCAGACGACAAATCCAGCCAGTACATTTGGCACACAAATACCGGTGAAAACATCTTCCGCATCAATGGTCAGAGGATATCCCAGCTCCTCATCACCCACAATGACCAGTTTGTAGTTTCACTCTGTGAACAGAATGCTTCCCGAGTCTGGAGGCTTGCCACCGGTCACAAAGTGTGCAACATACTTGTGACCCTCCAGAACGCTCTGATCACCACAGCAAACACATTTCTTGTTGGCACTAGCAAGAACAAGCTGCTCGCTGTAAGTCTGTGGTCTGGAAGCGTGTCCAAAAAGTTCATCTGTGATGACGCAATCACTATTGTGAACTTTAAACTCATCCCAGACAGCCCGGACTTTGTTGTTTTCATCACGTCCACAGAGACGGTTTTCATATGGAGCGTTGCAGACGAGTCGGTCTGCCGGAGGGTCCAGTTGCCCAGCAACTTTTTGAGGAACCTGGAAGATTTCCAGATCTCACCCAATGGGAAACTGGGCATTGTCTCCAAGGGAGATGATAACATCAATGTTCTTGACCTTCACAGTGGCAAACTTCGTCTGGTCCATGCTGCTGGCATCATATGGCGGCAAAAATTGTCAAGGGATGGGCGCTACCTGGTGTATGTCTGTTTTCGGAACTGTGACGAAGACGATGATGCGGGTGTTGTTTCAAATCTCATCGTCATGCGATTGGCTGATGGGAAGAGCATTGGAACCTGTTCTCTCTACAAAACGCCCACCTACCTCTGCCTGTCGCAACGAGCACTCAACATCATTGTGGGCTTTGAGGATGGCAGCATTGGCACATACACGGTAGTGGACCGTGTAGATGCAGCCCTCAAAATCAAAATCGCCACCTCCAACAGCCGCCAGATCGTCAATAACGCCTCACAGAAAGTGCGGCCCAAATGTAGTACCCATACCTTCAAAACCATTGCTGACTGCGTGTGGAGGGAGTCAACGGAAGTGTTTTCCCGAGACAGCCCCATAAACGTGTCTGACAGTGGAGAGCCAGAAACCACAACACCCACAAAAAAGAGCGAAGTGCTACCGTGA